One segment of Scleropages formosus chromosome 23, fSclFor1.1, whole genome shotgun sequence DNA contains the following:
- the LOC108931753 gene encoding regulation of nuclear pre-mRNA domain-containing protein 2-like isoform X2 translates to MAAGPGAASGQSGPGSSVALKSSLECRFQGVSNTMESVQGLSAWCIENKKHHGLIVRYWMKCLRKSEAAHRLNLFYLANDVIQNCRRKNAIVYRTSFAEVLPAAVLLVRDPKVRKSVERILAIWIERNIYPEEFISELEAGLASKAAPAASVNSKASLKAKIVAEFVPHAFRQQLSAYKRSLEEVELKEKQLAALGVDICSTEAFKKLKDKAGGKKFSKDFEDNSKKFQDFVGFLEEQVKGGRPLLEALSNADIFYEMQYKEVKIIAKAYMSFASRVSNLKQKLDNLKSTLPSLDDSPVPSPCEDAPSPAGSESPFYSIHSEGLESVDRGAGLGPTLLAAAGHGDTPRHGEWDNRDVEDMEVSEGEEAESTSIIVEERAEHTVPVAMAEPDRVRSHIQGAPETADDQQPAKNPELSLPLNLANVDLVKINSILSNLTSVMKGTGASTPPDSRPVLKPQNPGGPSLASLMPQVDTNPQALLSAVSKVQGQGGELHGTLSHQQGVTEGTCSVASGCTSDSASILSPVGRDHPRAFGTRGGSSPRHTQSEIIMGNNPGQNLDGLGRQEATSSELSSSASLEDKIHKFLQGNPLFGGLNGSALNANLFLGSSSPHVTTENVDGTPLRDEAGGTPTQDEAVVESVVGQGAGSVSARPPGTVSSWHLPGRRAGGETPAALPPQPAPYQSIEPWVSSASCRKAPPAGSLGGSRQTAGGRVQGAGSSATVMWVPTEGSGSKAHLGKEEVWNGDWPSEDFPLGALGRVRRLMIHKETTSI, encoded by the exons ATGGCGGCGGGACCCGGAGCAGCGAGCGGCCAGAGCGGCCCCGGTTCGTCCGTCGCCCTCAAAAGTTCCTTGGAGTGCCGTTTCCAGGGGGTGTCGAACACGATGGAGTCCGTGCAGGGGTTGTCGGCCTGGTGCATCGAGAACAAGAAGCACCACGGCCTCATCGTGCGCTACTGGATGAAGTGCCTCAGGAAGT CTGAAGCCGCCCACAGGCTGAACCTGTTTTACCTCGCCAATGATGTTATCCAGAACTGTCGGAGGAAGAACGCTATTGTGTACCGGACGTCCTTCGCAGAGGTGTTGCCGGCGGCTGTGCTGCTGGTCCG AGACCCCAAGGTGCGCAAGTCTGTGGAGAGAATCCTGGCCATCTGGATAGAGAGGAACATCTACCCTGAGGAGTTCATCTCAGAGCTGGAGGCTGGCCTGGCCAGTAAGGCAGCCCCTGCGG CATCAGTCAACTCCAAAGCCTCCCTGAAGGCCAAGATTGTGGCTGAATTTGTT CCCCACGCCTTCCGACAACAGCTGTCTGCGTACAAGCGCTCACTGGAGGAGGTAGAGCTGAAGGAGAAGCAGCTTGCTGCGCTGGGGGTGGACATCTGCAGCACAGAGGCCTTCAAGAAGCTGAAGG ACAAGGCAGGTGGTAAGAAGTTCTCGAAAGATTTTGAGGACAACAGTAAGAAATTCCAGGATTTTGTGGGCTTCCTGGAAGAGCAGGTGAAAGGAGGGCGTCCTCTGCTGGAGGCCCTGAGCAACGCAGAcattttctacgagatgcaGTACAAGGAAGTCAAGATAATTGCCAAA GCGTACATGTCCTTCGCCAGCCGTGTTTCAAACCTCAAGCAGAAGCTGGACAACTTGAAATCTACCCTCCCAAGTCTGGACGATTCACCGGTGCCGTCACCTTGTGAGGACGCGCCCTCTCCAGCGGGCTCAGAGTCACCATTTTACAGTATTCATTCTGAGGGGCTGGAAAGCGTGGACAGGGGCGCTGGACTCGGACCGACTCTACTGGCAGCTGCCGGTCATGGAGACACACCAAGACATGGAGAATGGGACAATCGAGATGTAGAGGACATGGAAGTGTCTGAGGGCGAGGAGGCCGAGAGCACTAGCATAATAG TGGAGGAGCGAGCGGAGCACACTGTTCCCGTGGCCATGGCTGAACCGGACCGTGTGCGTAGCCACATCCAGGGGGCGCCAGAGACGGCTGACGACCAGCAACCTGCCAAGAACCCTGAGCTCTCGCTCCCTCTGAACCTGGCCAACGTGGACCTGGTCAAGATCAACTCAATACTTAGTAATCTCACTTCTGTCATGAAGGGCACAG GAGCATCCACCCCTCCTGACAGCAGGCCTGTTCTCAAGCCTCAAAATCCTGGAGGGCCCTCTTTGGCCAGCCTGATGCCCCAGGTGGACACCAATCCCCAGGCTCTGCTGAGTGCCGTCTCCAAAGTCCAGGGTCAGGGTGGTGAGCTCCACG GAACATTGTCCCACCAGCAAGGAGTGACTGAAGGCACATGCTCTGTGGCTAGTGGCTGCACTTCAGATTCTGCATCCATCCTGAGCCCTGTTGGCAGAGACCACCCTCGGGCATTTGGCACAAGGGGAGGAAGCTCCCCCAGGCACACACAATCAGAAATCATAATGGGAAACAACCCTGGGCAAAACCTGGATGGGCTGGGAAGGCAGGAAGCCACTTCCTCTGAGCTGTCATCCTCTGCAAGCTTGGAAGATAAAATACACAAGTTCCTGCAGGGGAACCCCTTGTTTGGAGGGCTCAATGGCTCTGCTCTGAATGCCAATCTATTTttgggcagcagcagcccccACGTAACCACAGAAAAcgtggacgggacaccactGCGAGACGAGGCAGGAGGAACACCCACTCAGGATGAGGCAGTAGTCGAGTCTGTTGTGGGACAGGGGGCTGGTTCTGTGAGTGCCAGACCTCCAGGCACCGTGAGCAGCTGGCATCTGCCAGGCAGAAGAGCGGGAGGGGAGACCCCTGCAGCCCTGCCTCCTCAGCCAGCGCCATACCAAAGTATTGAACCGTGGGTGTCCTCAGCGTCGTGCAGGAAAGCACCTCCCGCAGGTAGCTTGGGAGGCAGCCGTCAGACAGCAGGCGGACGTGTGCAGGGTGCAGGGAGCTCCGCCACAGTCATGTGGGTCCCAACAGAGGGGTCTGGCAGCAAGGCACACCTGGGTAAAGAAGAAGTGTGGAACGGCGATTGGCCCTCTGAAG ACTTTCCTTTAGGTGCTTTAGGAAGAGTGAGAAGATTGATGATCCATAAGGAAACTACATCCATATAA
- the LOC108931753 gene encoding regulation of nuclear pre-mRNA domain-containing protein 2-like isoform X1, with the protein MAAGPGAASGQSGPGSSVALKSSLECRFQGVSNTMESVQGLSAWCIENKKHHGLIVRYWMKCLRKSEAAHRLNLFYLANDVIQNCRRKNAIVYRTSFAEVLPAAVLLVRDPKVRKSVERILAIWIERNIYPEEFISELEAGLASKAAPAASVNSKASLKAKIVAEFVPHAFRQQLSAYKRSLEEVELKEKQLAALGVDICSTEAFKKLKDKAGGKKFSKDFEDNSKKFQDFVGFLEEQVKGGRPLLEALSNADIFYEMQYKEVKIIAKAYMSFASRVSNLKQKLDNLKSTLPSLDDSPVPSPCEDAPSPAGSESPFYSIHSEGLESVDRGAGLGPTLLAAAGHGDTPRHGEWDNRDVEDMEVSEGEEAESTSIIVEERAEHTVPVAMAEPDRVRSHIQGAPETADDQQPAKNPELSLPLNLANVDLVKINSILSNLTSVMKGTGASTPPDSRPVLKPQNPGGPSLASLMPQVDTNPQALLSAVSKVQGQGGELHGTLSHQQGVTEGTCSVASGCTSDSASILSPVGRDHPRAFGTRGGSSPRHTQSEIIMGNNPGQNLDGLGRQEATSSELSSSASLEDKIHKFLQGNPLFGGLNGSALNANLFLGSSSPHVTTENVDGTPLRDEAGGTPTQDEAVVESVVGQGAGSVSARPPGTVSSWHLPGRRAGGETPAALPPQPAPYQSIEPWVSSASCRKAPPAGSLGGSRQTAGGRVQGAGSSATVMWVPTEGSGSKAHLGKEEVWNGDWPSEGLSSRPDSCLLSPPGSSSSVNLGASSSVQGHLPSGGRPALYPGEAAPHHPPPSNFLSTPLPPIPQLPPPPKNFLTTSPQVGGTAVSDRATPGPPSGAEERKPAGSSDSGLSQSLPPWIGRGVGPNSKPPPTVVPAWSGGPPTCPPEHIQPHHPRAPQHSPAGYRTQLCPPHQQPRPILHHPLPFNDCEVPRPIPPHFSGGPRRGPPGPPFCPPKRHFLPPYH; encoded by the exons ATGGCGGCGGGACCCGGAGCAGCGAGCGGCCAGAGCGGCCCCGGTTCGTCCGTCGCCCTCAAAAGTTCCTTGGAGTGCCGTTTCCAGGGGGTGTCGAACACGATGGAGTCCGTGCAGGGGTTGTCGGCCTGGTGCATCGAGAACAAGAAGCACCACGGCCTCATCGTGCGCTACTGGATGAAGTGCCTCAGGAAGT CTGAAGCCGCCCACAGGCTGAACCTGTTTTACCTCGCCAATGATGTTATCCAGAACTGTCGGAGGAAGAACGCTATTGTGTACCGGACGTCCTTCGCAGAGGTGTTGCCGGCGGCTGTGCTGCTGGTCCG AGACCCCAAGGTGCGCAAGTCTGTGGAGAGAATCCTGGCCATCTGGATAGAGAGGAACATCTACCCTGAGGAGTTCATCTCAGAGCTGGAGGCTGGCCTGGCCAGTAAGGCAGCCCCTGCGG CATCAGTCAACTCCAAAGCCTCCCTGAAGGCCAAGATTGTGGCTGAATTTGTT CCCCACGCCTTCCGACAACAGCTGTCTGCGTACAAGCGCTCACTGGAGGAGGTAGAGCTGAAGGAGAAGCAGCTTGCTGCGCTGGGGGTGGACATCTGCAGCACAGAGGCCTTCAAGAAGCTGAAGG ACAAGGCAGGTGGTAAGAAGTTCTCGAAAGATTTTGAGGACAACAGTAAGAAATTCCAGGATTTTGTGGGCTTCCTGGAAGAGCAGGTGAAAGGAGGGCGTCCTCTGCTGGAGGCCCTGAGCAACGCAGAcattttctacgagatgcaGTACAAGGAAGTCAAGATAATTGCCAAA GCGTACATGTCCTTCGCCAGCCGTGTTTCAAACCTCAAGCAGAAGCTGGACAACTTGAAATCTACCCTCCCAAGTCTGGACGATTCACCGGTGCCGTCACCTTGTGAGGACGCGCCCTCTCCAGCGGGCTCAGAGTCACCATTTTACAGTATTCATTCTGAGGGGCTGGAAAGCGTGGACAGGGGCGCTGGACTCGGACCGACTCTACTGGCAGCTGCCGGTCATGGAGACACACCAAGACATGGAGAATGGGACAATCGAGATGTAGAGGACATGGAAGTGTCTGAGGGCGAGGAGGCCGAGAGCACTAGCATAATAG TGGAGGAGCGAGCGGAGCACACTGTTCCCGTGGCCATGGCTGAACCGGACCGTGTGCGTAGCCACATCCAGGGGGCGCCAGAGACGGCTGACGACCAGCAACCTGCCAAGAACCCTGAGCTCTCGCTCCCTCTGAACCTGGCCAACGTGGACCTGGTCAAGATCAACTCAATACTTAGTAATCTCACTTCTGTCATGAAGGGCACAG GAGCATCCACCCCTCCTGACAGCAGGCCTGTTCTCAAGCCTCAAAATCCTGGAGGGCCCTCTTTGGCCAGCCTGATGCCCCAGGTGGACACCAATCCCCAGGCTCTGCTGAGTGCCGTCTCCAAAGTCCAGGGTCAGGGTGGTGAGCTCCACG GAACATTGTCCCACCAGCAAGGAGTGACTGAAGGCACATGCTCTGTGGCTAGTGGCTGCACTTCAGATTCTGCATCCATCCTGAGCCCTGTTGGCAGAGACCACCCTCGGGCATTTGGCACAAGGGGAGGAAGCTCCCCCAGGCACACACAATCAGAAATCATAATGGGAAACAACCCTGGGCAAAACCTGGATGGGCTGGGAAGGCAGGAAGCCACTTCCTCTGAGCTGTCATCCTCTGCAAGCTTGGAAGATAAAATACACAAGTTCCTGCAGGGGAACCCCTTGTTTGGAGGGCTCAATGGCTCTGCTCTGAATGCCAATCTATTTttgggcagcagcagcccccACGTAACCACAGAAAAcgtggacgggacaccactGCGAGACGAGGCAGGAGGAACACCCACTCAGGATGAGGCAGTAGTCGAGTCTGTTGTGGGACAGGGGGCTGGTTCTGTGAGTGCCAGACCTCCAGGCACCGTGAGCAGCTGGCATCTGCCAGGCAGAAGAGCGGGAGGGGAGACCCCTGCAGCCCTGCCTCCTCAGCCAGCGCCATACCAAAGTATTGAACCGTGGGTGTCCTCAGCGTCGTGCAGGAAAGCACCTCCCGCAGGTAGCTTGGGAGGCAGCCGTCAGACAGCAGGCGGACGTGTGCAGGGTGCAGGGAGCTCCGCCACAGTCATGTGGGTCCCAACAGAGGGGTCTGGCAGCAAGGCACACCTGGGTAAAGAAGAAGTGTGGAACGGCGATTGGCCCTCTGAAGGTCTGTCCTCACGCCCTGATAGCTGCCTCCTTTCTCCTCCTGGAAGCTCCAGCTCCGTGAATTTAGGGGCCTCTTCTTCAGTGCAGGGCCATCTGCCCTCTGGGGGGAGGCCCGCGCTGTACCCAGGTGAAGCAGCGCCGCACCATCCGCCTCCATCCAACTTCCTAAGCACCCCTCTGCCCCCAATCCCACaactccctccaccccccaaaAATTTCCTGACCACTTCCCCGCAggttggtggcacagcggtgtCAGATCGTGCCACTCCTGGACCTCCCTCtggagctgaggagaggaaaccAGCGGGGAGCAGTGATAGTGGCCTTTCCCAGTCACTTCCTCCCTGGATAGGCAGAGGAGTGGGCCCAAATTCCAAACCTCCTCCCACTGTAGTCCCAGCCTGGTCTGGTGGACCACCTACCTGTCCACCTGAGCACATACAACCCCACCACCCCCGGGCACCCCAGCACTCCCCTGCTGGCTATCGAACCCAGCTCTGCCCCCCACACCAGCAACCCCGCCCCATCCTACATCACCCACTGCCATTCAATGACTGTGAGGTGCCCCGCCCCATACCCCCTCATTTTAGTGGGGGCCCAAGAAGGGGACCACCTGGCCCCCCTTTCTGTCCCCCTAAACGACATTTCCTACCCCCATACCACTGA
- the scamp3 gene encoding secretory carrier-associated membrane protein 3 has protein sequence MSAYTSFPEPTDDNNPFKDPAVTQHRSNTEYATLDLYNPFDDKPGPPPPYSATTTSAPPVLTQAPPTRTTPTEPRNYGSYNTQSSVNAATADLLKKQEELERKAQELEKRERELNSHALGPGASRQKNWPPLPSFCPVGPCFYQDIAVEISQQFQHTVTIMYYFWIASAAALFYNLICCLAHFCVDTTTGVGLGLAILWVILFTPCSFVCWFRPVYKAFRSDSSFNFFAFFFIFFAQVVLYVLMTVGIPGWGFSGWICGLTALKSNKAVGVMMLLCAILFTAQAVMGVIMLKKVHSLYRQTGASFQKAQAEFATGVMSNSAVRQAAANATASAAQGAFAGRQ, from the exons aTGTCGGCCTACACCAGTTTTCCGGAGCCGACCGACGACAACAACCCGTTCAag GACCCAGCGGTGACCCAGCACAGAAGCAACACTGAGTATGCAACACTGGACCTGTACAACCCATTTGATGATAAGCCTGGG cccccacccccatacTCTGCCACCACCACTTCTGCTCCTCCCGTTCTGACTCAGGCTCCGCCTACTCGAACCACACCCACCGAGCCCCGCAACTATGGCTCCTACAACACGCAG TCCTCGGTGAACGCCGCTACAGCAGACCtgctgaagaagcaggaggagctggaaaggAAAgcgcaggagctggagaagagagagagggagctgaATTCCCATGCCCTTGGCCCTGGAGCAT CACGGCAGAAGAACTGGCCCCCACTGCCGTCTTTCTGCCCCGTGGGGCCCTGCTTCTACCAGGACATTGCAGTGGAGATCAGTCAGCAGTTCCAACACACAGTCACCATCATGTATTACTTCTGGATCG CCTCGGCTGCTGCCCTGTTCTACAACTTGATTTGTTGCCTGGCTCACTTCTGCGTGGACACGACGACCGGAGTGGGGCTGGGCTTGGCCATCCTCTGGGTGATCCTCTTCACACCCTGCTCCTTCGTCTGTTGGTTCAGGCCCGTGTACAAGGCTTTCAG GAGTGACAGTTCTTTCAACTTCTTTGcgttcttcttcatcttcttcgcACAAGTGGTGCTGTATGTCCTGATGACCGTTGGTATTCCGGGCTGGGGTTTCAG TGGATGGATATGTGGCCTGACTGCCCTGAAAAGTAATAAGGCAGTGGGGGTGATGATGCTGCTGTGCGCCATCCTTTTCACCGCCCAAGCTGTCATGGGCGTCATCATGTTGAAGAAG GTTCACTCCCTGTACAGGCAGACGGGTGCCAGTTTCCAGAAGGCTCAGGCAGAGTTCGCCACGGGGGTGATGTCCAACTCGGCAGTGCGTCAAGCCGCAGCCAATGCCACTGCTTCTGCTGCCCAGGGGGCTTTCGCAGGGAGGCAATAG